The following are from one region of the Mangifera indica cultivar Alphonso chromosome 14, CATAS_Mindica_2.1, whole genome shotgun sequence genome:
- the LOC123196221 gene encoding uncharacterized protein LOC123196221 isoform X2, whose product MIIKMRNDRRTMRRDEIRLTETRRRTERTTDQPTTTRTISDQESNRNCRAERFKHGPVKCTILNQALISSWKKGGTMFIFDTVLEDTNKS is encoded by the exons ATGATAATCAAGATGAGGAACGATCGACGGACGATGAGGAGAGACGAAATCCGACTGACGGAGACCAGGCGACGAACTGAGAGGACGACCGACCAACCGACAACGACGAGAACAATATCTGACCAAGAATCGAACAGAAATTG CAGAGCTGAAAGATTCAAACATGGTCCTGTTAAGTGTACAATATTGAATCAG GCTCTCATTTCATCATGGAAGAAGGGTGGTACAATGTTCATATTTGATACA GTACTTGAAGATACAAATAAATCATGA
- the LOC123196221 gene encoding uncharacterized protein LOC123196221 isoform X4 — protein sequence MIIKMRNDRRTMRRDEIRLTETRRRTERTTDQPTTTRTISDQESNRNCRAERFKHGPVKCTILNQALISSWKKGGTMFIFDTP from the exons ATGATAATCAAGATGAGGAACGATCGACGGACGATGAGGAGAGACGAAATCCGACTGACGGAGACCAGGCGACGAACTGAGAGGACGACCGACCAACCGACAACGACGAGAACAATATCTGACCAAGAATCGAACAGAAATTG CAGAGCTGAAAGATTCAAACATGGTCCTGTTAAGTGTACAATATTGAATCAG GCTCTCATTTCATCATGGAAGAAGGGTGGTACAATGTTCATATTTGATACA CCTTGA
- the LOC123196221 gene encoding uncharacterized protein LOC123196221 isoform X3 yields MIIKMRNDRRTMRRDEIRLTETRRRTERTTDQPTTTRTISDQESNRNCRAERFKHGPVKCTILNQALISSWKKGGTMFIFDTVLEDTSQA; encoded by the exons ATGATAATCAAGATGAGGAACGATCGACGGACGATGAGGAGAGACGAAATCCGACTGACGGAGACCAGGCGACGAACTGAGAGGACGACCGACCAACCGACAACGACGAGAACAATATCTGACCAAGAATCGAACAGAAATTG CAGAGCTGAAAGATTCAAACATGGTCCTGTTAAGTGTACAATATTGAATCAG GCTCTCATTTCATCATGGAAGAAGGGTGGTACAATGTTCATATTTGATACA GTACTTGAAGATACAAGTCAAGCATGA
- the LOC123196221 gene encoding uncharacterized protein LOC123196221 isoform X1, whose product MIIKMRNDRRTMRRDEIRLTETRRRTERTTDQPTTTRTISDQESNRNCRAERFKHGPVKCTILNQALISSWKKGGTMFIFDTVMLQSFLHFLYVVIFAFFISLHKF is encoded by the exons ATGATAATCAAGATGAGGAACGATCGACGGACGATGAGGAGAGACGAAATCCGACTGACGGAGACCAGGCGACGAACTGAGAGGACGACCGACCAACCGACAACGACGAGAACAATATCTGACCAAGAATCGAACAGAAATTG CAGAGCTGAAAGATTCAAACATGGTCCTGTTAAGTGTACAATATTGAATCAG GCTCTCATTTCATCATGGAAGAAGGGTGGTACAATGTTCATATTTGATACAGTAATGCTTCAgtcatttcttcattttctttatgtagttatttttgcattttttatCTCTCTTCACAAATTTTAG